The following coding sequences are from one Paenibacillus tundrae window:
- a CDS encoding aspartyl-phosphate phosphatase Spo0E family protein — translation MVQNPETIQECIEKARQRLYQIANQYPDLWHPEVIRQSMVLDELINEYNQATRMKKTSSTLPHHEKRCKNKQTSRMCSSPI, via the coding sequence ATGGTGCAGAATCCGGAAACCATTCAGGAATGTATTGAAAAGGCGAGACAGCGACTCTACCAGATTGCAAATCAGTACCCGGATCTATGGCATCCCGAAGTGATTCGCCAATCCATGGTCTTGGATGAACTGATTAATGAATATAACCAGGCAACCCGTATGAAAAAAACATCGAGCACGCTTCCTCATCATGAGAAACGTTGTAAGAACAAACAGACGAGCAGGATGTGCAGTTCGCCCATTTAG
- a CDS encoding helix-turn-helix transcriptional regulator encodes MSNMHRIHWFDEQIRSGRFPNSGWLAREFEISRRQAQRDIEYMAISLRAPLLYMAKYRGYCYEDQTYRLPHLYMTEEEQQVLKYLAHRYRHYDYEQADSVKRVAHLLERFTLEEHPTGPRKLPVFTAQPKQLQWHELLTHAIADSCRVHIHYRDHSGERQLSLCPLKLISQFNADYVIGYETDPVQQMTIRLEGIIHMSVSEERFEYKADALLSGWEEPLPVRKPFVAEIRLKEGQHLELWHGYPVRDRQDQIYCIEFHDTDAFLQHLFRSEWEELLSPGWLRKKLQQRAEQLLDRLTVQREANVE; translated from the coding sequence ATGAGCAATATGCATCGTATTCACTGGTTTGACGAGCAGATTCGGAGTGGGCGTTTTCCTAATAGTGGCTGGCTCGCACGAGAATTCGAAATCTCGCGTCGACAAGCGCAGCGGGATATTGAATATATGGCAATCTCCCTACGTGCTCCTTTATTATACATGGCGAAGTATCGTGGATATTGTTATGAGGATCAGACTTACCGTCTGCCCCATTTATATATGACAGAGGAAGAGCAGCAGGTGTTGAAATATTTGGCACATCGCTATCGGCATTACGATTATGAGCAGGCAGATTCGGTGAAACGTGTCGCGCATCTTCTAGAGCGTTTTACGTTGGAGGAACATCCTACAGGACCAAGGAAACTTCCCGTATTTACAGCACAACCGAAACAACTGCAATGGCATGAATTGTTGACCCATGCCATTGCTGATTCGTGCCGAGTGCACATTCATTATAGGGATCATAGCGGGGAAAGGCAGCTCTCCCTGTGTCCTCTCAAGTTGATCTCACAGTTTAACGCTGATTATGTGATTGGTTATGAAACCGATCCTGTACAGCAAATGACCATTCGGTTGGAAGGCATCATTCATATGTCAGTCTCGGAGGAGAGATTTGAATACAAGGCTGATGCTCTGCTCAGTGGGTGGGAAGAGCCATTGCCCGTTCGTAAACCGTTTGTAGCGGAGATTCGTTTGAAGGAAGGACAACATTTAGAATTATGGCATGGGTATCCGGTTCGGGATCGGCAGGATCAGATTTATTGTATTGAATTTCATGATACGGATGCGTTCCTCCAGCATTTGTTTCGTAGCGAGTGGGAGGAACTATTGTCGCCAGGTTGGCTGAGGAAAAAGCTCCAGCAACGTGCAGAGCAATTATTGGATAGATTAACGGTTCAGCGGGAAGCAAATGTGGAATAG
- a CDS encoding ArsR/SmtB family transcription factor, producing MKILHHPQVEDIGLSSVLYALSDPTRLGIVAEAARSGEQPCSHFHAPVVKSTMSHHIRTLREAGVIRVRVQGTQHFLTLRAEDLEERFPGLLEPLLRAASQTNSDHA from the coding sequence ATGAAAATATTGCATCATCCTCAAGTGGAGGATATCGGGCTTTCTTCCGTGTTGTACGCTTTAAGTGATCCAACACGTCTTGGTATTGTTGCAGAGGCCGCTAGAAGTGGAGAACAGCCTTGCAGTCATTTTCATGCGCCTGTTGTAAAATCGACCATGTCGCACCACATTCGAACATTGCGAGAAGCAGGCGTTATTCGAGTGAGAGTGCAGGGAACGCAGCATTTCCTCACCTTGAGAGCGGAAGATCTGGAAGAACGTTTCCCAGGGCTGTTAGAGCCTTTATTACGGGCAGCATCTCAAACGAATAGCGACCACGCCTAG
- a CDS encoding DUF6138 family protein produces the protein MVAEIHIWFDEQAKRTDLDSIVQRTTLQMGIFNDILLDYRPGRTTVDSADLDLDDSFTSKNAVFLTPEEVRTVIQPQLVEVVKGKLEQWAHTPMIDYHFTFRAKFPTTEGKLHLTLLDYVHEEKRQQLLERVHSYVDEKVENGTYPTKPLESFFLTRHLLDVNLFPTLDVARTIAIFNRIQELNKSRPEALAEHRRNIIHALTDWAEDQFLPQYYDIQTSTYRANEYTLKPGAVLEQQETRHLDGNENQEQFAQPIDLLLYGAVMILRYEPSYSKPRGLNFMELAVQLGSKRAVRMMDEGSGTFAKEEIVVKNKQVECKANDVYSLITIQIRQEEASAYEQALTFIIHLLKRGFPKHYKIKLKSSDKQYLPIKGLAKSDTHRFFANALQYAELHPLLEQYARVAIEQFEFYADTEGEKNCMTGSYAAFGLGLTDEQYFPLVAYYMNHVDDEHQLVQDKFITAFAEKYGVTTQSAPILVDCLRRATDSLKLKILPELESEDKLALLAQQMNGLQPFEVEHVLYPIWGKVEKLATLARKADGRRKELLLELLQAAGK, from the coding sequence ATGGTTGCAGAGATTCATATATGGTTTGATGAACAGGCGAAACGCACAGATCTGGACAGTATTGTGCAACGAACCACGTTGCAGATGGGGATTTTCAATGATATTTTGCTAGATTACAGACCTGGGCGAACAACGGTAGATAGTGCCGATCTGGATTTGGATGATAGTTTTACATCGAAAAATGCAGTCTTCCTCACACCGGAAGAGGTACGAACGGTGATTCAACCGCAGCTTGTGGAGGTGGTTAAAGGTAAGTTGGAGCAATGGGCACATACTCCAATGATTGATTACCATTTTACCTTTCGAGCAAAATTCCCAACAACCGAAGGTAAGCTACATCTAACATTGCTGGATTATGTCCATGAAGAGAAGAGGCAGCAGTTACTTGAACGTGTTCATTCCTATGTAGACGAGAAGGTGGAGAATGGTACTTATCCCACGAAGCCACTAGAATCGTTTTTCTTGACACGTCATCTTCTTGACGTGAACCTGTTTCCTACATTGGATGTAGCGCGAACGATAGCGATCTTTAATCGAATTCAGGAGTTGAATAAAAGCCGTCCGGAGGCACTCGCGGAGCATCGTAGGAATATAATCCATGCTCTAACCGATTGGGCTGAGGATCAATTTTTGCCCCAGTATTATGATATTCAAACTTCTACCTACCGTGCGAATGAGTATACGCTCAAGCCAGGTGCAGTACTAGAGCAGCAGGAGACCCGGCATCTGGATGGAAATGAGAACCAAGAACAGTTCGCGCAACCGATTGATCTGTTATTGTACGGAGCGGTTATGATCCTTCGCTATGAACCGAGCTACAGTAAACCTAGAGGTCTCAACTTCATGGAGCTTGCCGTGCAATTGGGCAGTAAACGAGCAGTACGTATGATGGATGAAGGTAGTGGAACCTTTGCCAAGGAAGAAATCGTTGTGAAGAATAAACAGGTTGAGTGCAAGGCAAACGATGTATACTCGCTCATCACTATCCAAATACGCCAGGAAGAAGCATCTGCCTATGAACAAGCTCTTACCTTTATTATTCACTTACTGAAACGGGGATTCCCGAAACATTATAAAATCAAATTGAAATCTAGTGATAAGCAATATTTACCGATCAAAGGACTGGCCAAGTCCGATACACATCGCTTCTTCGCTAATGCGCTGCAATATGCAGAACTACATCCGCTTCTTGAGCAATATGCTCGTGTAGCCATCGAACAATTCGAATTTTATGCAGATACAGAAGGGGAGAAGAACTGCATGACGGGCAGTTATGCAGCATTTGGGTTGGGACTCACGGATGAGCAGTATTTTCCATTGGTAGCGTACTACATGAATCATGTGGATGATGAGCATCAGCTAGTGCAGGATAAGTTCATCACTGCGTTTGCCGAGAAATATGGTGTAACTACCCAATCTGCACCTATATTAGTTGATTGTCTGCGCCGTGCTACGGATAGTCTAAAGCTGAAAATTCTGCCTGAGCTGGAAAGTGAGGACAAGCTGGCTCTGCTTGCACAGCAGATGAATGGCCTACAGCCTTTCGAGGTTGAGCATGTGCTGTATCCAATCTGGGGCAAGGTGGAGAAATTAGCCACGCTGGCTCGTAAGGCAGATGGAAGACGCAAAGAGTTGCTGCTTGAACTGTTGCAAGCTGCGGGGAAATAA
- a CDS encoding MFS transporter has product MNSTVTAPSGEQTSGLQEKLIVSLLGFTVVLVVMNTMMFNLALPKIAAEFTLSSVASSWIVTGYSIVFAISSITFSRLSDFVPIRTLFTTGLTLLGAASVLGFFSNHFIVLLVARLIQAMGAASIPGLAIVLITRYIPSDRRGKSMAVIMSASSLGLGLGPVIGGSITQFLGWHDLFIVTGLSLFLIPVFFKLLPSEMPKKGSFDLLGALLLAIGTTGILLFLTSREWITIVVGVAALLLFWLRIRRAVDPFVQPALFRDKKYMILSSLGIVSYINNFSTLFLLPQILAHLYALTPAQSGLVIFPGAVVSMLLSNRIGRMIDRHGNTLLLKFAPWLLLSAAGLFALFAHNSIYAIMAVYILLSVGFSALTTSVSNELSGNLTMDQVGAGMGLFQLSQFFSGAFSVAVTGVALTAMQQWTLSSAYSSIFWGMTVVALAAVIFSQLYLRMQSRKKTTA; this is encoded by the coding sequence ATGAACAGCACGGTAACTGCACCATCCGGAGAACAAACCTCTGGACTACAAGAAAAGTTAATCGTCAGCTTGCTTGGCTTCACGGTTGTACTCGTCGTGATGAACACGATGATGTTCAATCTCGCCTTGCCCAAAATCGCAGCCGAATTCACGCTCTCATCCGTTGCGTCATCATGGATTGTTACAGGCTACTCTATTGTCTTTGCCATCTCTTCCATTACATTCTCACGTCTATCGGACTTTGTGCCGATTCGCACCTTGTTTACAACCGGGCTTACCTTGCTCGGCGCTGCGTCAGTTCTCGGTTTTTTCAGTAATCACTTTATTGTTTTGCTCGTTGCGCGTTTGATTCAGGCGATGGGTGCGGCATCAATTCCAGGACTAGCTATCGTTCTTATTACTCGATATATCCCAAGTGACCGCCGCGGTAAATCAATGGCTGTTATTATGTCTGCCAGTTCTCTTGGTCTTGGACTTGGGCCGGTTATCGGCGGGAGCATCACGCAATTTCTAGGTTGGCATGATCTATTTATCGTGACTGGATTATCCCTATTCCTGATCCCTGTATTCTTCAAACTGCTCCCAAGTGAGATGCCGAAAAAAGGTTCGTTTGACTTGCTCGGTGCGCTTCTGCTTGCCATTGGTACAACAGGTATTCTGTTATTCCTCACCTCAAGAGAATGGATAACCATTGTCGTGGGTGTTGCGGCGTTATTGCTATTCTGGTTACGAATTCGCCGTGCAGTCGATCCATTCGTACAGCCTGCACTGTTCCGTGACAAAAAATATATGATTCTCAGCTCGTTGGGTATTGTATCGTACATTAATAACTTCTCTACCTTGTTTCTACTGCCACAGATTTTGGCTCATTTATATGCACTGACTCCGGCTCAATCTGGCTTAGTCATCTTCCCTGGTGCAGTTGTATCGATGTTGCTGTCCAATCGGATCGGCCGCATGATTGACCGACATGGTAATACACTCTTGCTGAAATTTGCACCGTGGTTGTTGTTATCAGCGGCTGGCTTGTTCGCCTTATTTGCTCATAACAGCATTTACGCCATCATGGCGGTATATATTTTGCTTAGTGTGGGCTTCTCTGCGCTGACAACCAGCGTATCTAATGAACTGTCTGGCAACCTAACGATGGATCAGGTTGGTGCAGGCATGGGGCTGTTCCAATTAAGCCAGTTCTTCAGCGGCGCCTTCAGTGTAGCTGTTACAGGTGTTGCCTTGACGGCTATGCAACAATGGACACTGTCCTCCGCATATAGCAGTATTTTCTGGGGCATGACAGTTGTTGCACTTGCAGCGGTAATCTTCTCTCAGTTGTACTTACGG